Proteins encoded together in one Streptomyces sp. TLI_171 window:
- a CDS encoding Ohr family peroxiredoxin encodes MAVSYTGVVTVTGEGRNGGRVTASDGHLTTALAIPKELGGAGGATNPEQLFAAGWGACFLGAVRRAAAERKVRLTNTAITVEATLHHGDDGEFGLSAVLNLELGGVDQETAAELGDAAHRLCPYSKATRGNIPVTVNATAVAVAA; translated from the coding sequence ATGGCAGTCAGCTACACCGGTGTGGTGACCGTGACGGGAGAGGGCCGCAACGGCGGGCGGGTCACCGCCAGCGACGGCCACCTCACCACCGCCCTCGCCATCCCGAAGGAGCTGGGCGGAGCCGGCGGGGCCACCAACCCCGAGCAGCTGTTCGCCGCCGGCTGGGGCGCGTGCTTCCTGGGCGCGGTCCGCCGGGCCGCCGCCGAGCGCAAGGTCCGGCTGACCAACACCGCCATCACCGTCGAGGCGACGCTGCACCACGGCGACGACGGGGAGTTCGGCCTGAGCGCCGTCCTCAACCTCGAACTCGGCGGCGTGGACCAGGAGACGGCCGCCGAGCTCGGCGACGCCGCGCACCGGCTGTGCCCGTACTCCAAGGCGACCCGGGGCAACATCCCGGTCACCGTCAACGCCACCGCCGTCGCCGTCGCCGCCTGA